From a single Miscanthus floridulus cultivar M001 chromosome 8, ASM1932011v1, whole genome shotgun sequence genomic region:
- the LOC136474384 gene encoding transcription factor LAF1-like: MGCKACEKPKPNYRKGLWSPEEDQKLRDYILLHGHGCWSALPAKAGLQRNGKSCRLRWINYLRPGLKHGMFSPEEEETVMSLHATLGNKWSRIARHLPGRTDNEVKNYWNSYLKKRVEGKQGPSTSPAPAASADSDDSHCVKPGDDGTAQEVAGANRPADSGSSERRESSSADSSCLTDPPACRPHAAPVAAPKVMFADWLDLDLDMDYMDGGGPPPAAAAAPGLCAAGVASTGDRDQRLVSVQVDGPFGDSGASCWEFQEHFDDGIDQMQTAGFCDLLCMSDYFGLN, translated from the exons ATGGGGTGCAAGGCGTGCGAGAAGCCCAAGCCCAACTACCGCAAGGGCCTGTGGTCACCGGAGGAGGACCAGAAGCTCCGCGACTACATCCTCCTCCACGGCCACGGCTGCTGGAGCGCGCTCCCCGCGAAAGCCG GGCTGCAGCGGAACGGCAAGAGCTGCAGGCTGCGGTGGATCAACTACCTTCGGCCGGGCCTGAAGCACGGCATGTTCtccccggaggaggaggagacggtgATGAGCctccacgccacgctcggcaacAA GTGGTCTAGGATCGCACGGCACTTGCCTGGCAGGACCGACAACGAGGTCAAGAACTACTGGAACTCGTACCTCAAGAAGAGGGTCGAGGGCAAGCAGGGACCGAGCACGTCGCCTGCGCCGGCGGCGTCCGCCGATTCAGACGACTCGCACTGCGTCAAGCCCGGGGACGACGGCACGGCGCAGGAGGTGGCGGGAGCCAACCGGCCGGCGGACTCCGGCTCGTCGGAGCGGCGCGAGTCGTCGTCGGCCGACTCGAGCTGCCTGACGGACCCGCCCGCCTGCAGGCCCCACGCCGCGCCCGTGGCGGCGCCCAAGGTCATGTTCGCGGACTGGCTGGACCTGGACCTGGACATGGACTACATGGATGGTGGTGGCCCGCCGCcggccgcagcagcagcacctGGTCTGTGCGCTGCGGGCGTGGCCAGCACGGGCGATCGCGATCAGCGTCTGGTGTCCGTGCAGGTGGATGGGCCATTCGGTGACAGCGGCGCCAGCTGCTGGGAGTTTCAGGAGCACTTCGACGACGGCATCGATCAGATGCAGACGGCCGGCTTCTGCGACCTGCTCTGCATGAGCGACTACTTCGGCCTCAACTAG